The following DNA comes from Notolabrus celidotus isolate fNotCel1 chromosome 12, fNotCel1.pri, whole genome shotgun sequence.
ACCAGAAAATACCTTCAGGAGCAGGCATATCGACTACAGCAAGGCATTGTAACCACAACTACACAACAggtgtgtaaaaaaaatgaataaaaagaaaacaaaacagaaactgtATAAAGTGTAAATATAAGTTTTCCTGAAATACTTTAATATTTAACCCTAAGGAAAGTGTTTATCAATTTGAACACATGTTATTCATAAATGTGATCAACATGTTAatataaaattttaatttgtCATGTCTTTGTCTTCCAGATGATTGAAAGGATTTGTGTGAAGGTGCAGGACCACCTAAACTCACTGAGGAACTCAGAGACAGAGGCTATATTGGAGGATGTCAGGTCAGCAGAGAACCTCATCAAAGATGCCAGAAACTCTAAAACGGTGAGGAGAGACACATCTAACATTAGCCAAGCTGATGCATGAAAACTGAGAGGATTTATCTTCAGGACCTGAGGCCTGTCCACCCTAAACCATACATAGAAACCAGTTTATTTGTAACTTAAGtagtgtcattgtttggttgcaccacagacttaaggttcatcttaactactAGACTGTAAAGTCTAAACTAATCAAAATATTGTTGCAGGTATGACGTTTTTACTGAGTTTGGCCTATCAGGGAATAGCATTTTTCTTGATGGGGTGTTTAAGTGCTAACTCCTGTTGACCAAATTGCCTCTAAACAAGCTCACAGCTAATCATAACTGCAGTAACTTGCGTTAACTGACAAACAGCAGTATAAGGGTACGTTAAATATGACAAAGCATGTTGATATGGTGATGATTAATCTAtagtgtaaaataacaacagtgacatcgagtggtGAGATTGACAACTACAACATACTGTACACTAATATAGCGGTACTCTAATATTGTGCAGATGTACGGTAATTATCTCCACTCGTGGGAAACGAATGTGCGAGCTAAGATCAGAGTCATCATATGTTTATGATTAATGTAATCTATAATGGAGAGCATGTTGTCGACATCACAGCTGGTTgaactctctgcttctcctcatccttcaaatgaTCCCATCTTTGAAAACAGTGCAACCAGTCTTTTACTTAGGACTTCACACCTACTCAGAGCTAGGTGTGAGATTTAAGATGTAACTTTTGCTAACATTctaactatctcagctggtgcaacggcCAAaatgttagtagagtgtaaactccgtCCTATTTTAGAAGTTATGTTCAAACTAGGTTGCGTTTGAACTTACGCAAagctggtgcaacccagtgCAGTTCTCTAATACCTTTGTTTATCTTCTATTTGATTAtttgtcctcctctttctgtctctcagctTCTACCTAACCTCTACCACCTGGGATCAACAGCCAGAGAGGAGGTCAACAGCTCATCAGCAGGACCCATCCAGGAAAAACTAGAGTCTATGGCTGGGGAGGTGACGACTGTAATGGACCAACAACTGCAGGTATAATTATAACTTTCACCTTACAGATAGTAGAAAAATGGTTTTTTTGGCTTACACTAGAAATTACACACCAAAAATGAGACTCAAGACAAGtcttaagtttagttttatttcaaTCTAAAATCCTGTATGTTATCTAAAGATAAGATCAAAAGTATTGCATCTACAAACTGTATCAAAATACCACATTCAGTACTCTTTGTGTACAGGGTCTGTTGgtataaaatagataaatcaaGATAAATGGTACCACCTGCGGAAGAATTAAAAACTGAAGAGATTTTCTCAGACACTTTTATGcagtatattatttttttattagtagGCTCTGTTTCAAAAGCACTGTTACAATGCCACAAGACAGCTACTTATGAAAATATTATGTGTGACTTCTATAAACAATAAGGTCAAAAGATGCTCATGATAATCCATCTCGTATCTTCATCCCTCCAGACTCTATTAGAGTCCATGGTAGaagctgcagagtctctgtgtcCTCACGTGATGAAGAGGAGTAATCTTCGCCCTGAGTTAATGAAGGCCAGCTCAGCTAAGATGGTCGTGCCCAAAAGTTTTGTTACCAAAACCCTCCTGGAGCAGTCTGGAGTAGATATCATCAACAAGATCAGGTatgtgtgttaaacagtgtTGAGTCAATCGTGATCAGAGCTTATTCCCATTAACTGATGCTTTGCTGCCTGACCATAATtcactctctcccactctcactctctctgtcagtgAGGTGAAGCTGAGTCTAGCGTCTTTCCTGTCAGATCGCATTGTGGATGAGATTTTGGAGTCTCTGTCCTCTTCCCAAATAACTCTGGTAAGATTGAAGTCAACAGAACTCCAAACTGGATagtagattttttaaatccatgttttattcaaattGCTTAAGTATAATGTTCTGGTGACGTTTCATTTAACCATTTCtaaattgtagtttttgtatCTTTGTCAACTGCTTGTTAAGTTTTgatctttcttactttctttttaaatatccCCATCTCCGTTCCATCCCATAATCCCCTTTCTTCTAATTTCTTCTCATCAATCTCTTCCCCTCACCTTCTCACAACCCACATCTTCTTTCAATTACATATCTGCTCCCGGTTATTTCTCCTTTCTTCAGGCGGATCATTTGGTGCGGAGAGGTCGCCCTTTGGTGCAACAGGATTCGGTGGATCTGGATGTCCCAGAGGAGAAAATTCCTAAACGAGCATCAACAGAAATACTGGAGGCTGAGAGGCTGGATGACCTAGAGACATGCATGGTAGGTTTGGATAGCCAGgatatatatgtgtgtacagTAGTTTGAGCCCAGCTAGACAGAAGTTCAACACAATTCTGTAGCAGAGGGTGGGTATGGAGTAGTCAAATTCGTTCTCAATTTAGTGCTCTTTTATATATTGATTTAGCTGTAACATTACATAATACAAGCAATGGCACCAggcttaaaaatgtaatgtagaGGACATTGTGTGTACTTATCATATCTATAATAAGAAAGAGCTTTAATCTGCAGGACACAAAGGGAGAGGTGAAAGATTTGAAAATGGTCTGAGATGaggtgtgatttttttattttttatatatttgtaggTAAAGAGGATCAGTATGTGACTTTTGATTTATAGCAGCTGCAGactgcatgttcctctgtctctggtcatgtctgtttcttcttctttccctaTTGTTTTACTGAATTCTTCTTTCTCCTGTTTCACATTAAAAGAGCTTTtatatggttagggttagagagCCCATGGttttcccaagcggcaacctccggtcactagaattgaagccaatgaagaagtgttaaaaactgcagtttctcaagtgtccgcttgaggctggctctggaaataccggtaaccacatacacaccaattcagaaaagctgatctttacagcagaaataaacatgtttacagcctggtacaaaaaatgaatttagtctgagtagctcatttcttaaTCAGCACATACTTtgcgggggggtgaattttttcataacatggcAGTTTCGAAGGTattaagattgattgacaggcgggaacactgtagctgttggctaggatgtTAAAAGCCCGCCTAACTCACACGAGCTCGACAGCAGTaagtttgagttcagcatttccaatatgcctcccgctgacgattggctttaaaGCAGCGCTTAAGGGGctccgttggcctagcggtctaagtgcgccccatatatagaggctatagtgctcatcacagaggacacaggttcgattccagcctcgaccatttgctgcatgtcttccccaactatctactccccacatttcctgcctctctccaACTGTCCTGTTCATTAAAGATGAAAATGcccaaatatataactttaaaaaaacacatgggtgacttcacggatactacgtccattatttatacagtctatgggttttcCCAACCATCTCTTTcatttttgtcttctctttgcCTTACTGTGTGttgtctttcttcctcttcaatCTTCTCTTCCTTCTCGTATCACCTTTGCTCCATGGAGACTTTGTGCTGCACCAGTGTGAGTACTTCAGGACTGTCTCTCTTTGCTCTTCTTTACATCTACTCTCTTTTCATCTGGCTTTACctttttctgtctgtcctcACTGTACCTGCCTGTGATACtgttctctctgctgcagcttgtCCATAGCACAAAGACCATTTTGTATTTGCATATTTGATCAATTTATGattttatgtaatttattaTAAAAATGGCATATAAAGATGAGGTGTGAATACCAAATGATTTATTCATATAACACTTCCTCACTTAAAGGGTAACTAAACCCCAGAGTCTCCATGAATTGTATCTACTTTGGAATTTCAAAAATTTGAAGTTGATGTATCAACATTGACGGGGTGGGGggagtggggagggggggtgaaAACATGCCCACTCACTCCTTAATGCATTTACTATGAGCTGCAgcatcatatacacacacagagatatcaGCAGAGCAGAGCTAAGAGCTCAATCCAAGAATGTTTCCCAAAGCCCTAAATATTTTTGATTATTGATATAACTCTATGTCAATCTCTTCAGTCTCACTGACAAATCAATAGAGAAAGTTTATTAATAAGGAAATATCGCCATCTGTTGTTATGTCCGAACTGCCTCAGGGTAATCTGTGATCTGTGgggagctgttgttgttgttgttgttgatgttgttgtgatCACTGTATTACCACGGTGAGCATGTCAGAGACAAGCTAATTAGCCTGTGGACTAATGAAATGAACGTTGGGATTTTAACAGCTAATCCTCATCAGCCTCATCCACAGACAGGGGATCGGCGGCTGCTTGTAGCAGAGAGTGCATGAAGTGATATATGTAATTAGAAAAATTATTTTGCAGTAGCCGAGTTTCAACCTGTAGATGGCAGTCTCTCCAAACATTATTAACACAATTTGAGGAATTGTAATACTTTAAGTGGCATTGGGGTTTAGTTACTCTTTAATCCAAGAATTATATTTAACAAATTCAgacaatttaaaatgtatatttcttATAATATATGCACTACTTGTCACCACTCAGAGCACTTAATGTTTTCACCTGAATGAAATGTGCTTAATAATATGATGTTCTTTTGGTATGTTTATCAAAACAACCAAATATTGtgttttacaatacaatataagaaACACCATGTAGCAGGGTGCTACTGTTTTCATTCTTTACCAACTTATAAAGGTAgtggaatacatttttttttttccttttataatacaacatttttctCTGCTTTACATTTTAGGATAAACAATGAAGTAAAACTAAAATTTGGAAAAATAATTTAGATTAAATTAGATATTGTTGGACTTTTTTGATTTAATTAAGTAATATTTTGTCTGACAGACAATACAATCTGGTGTAATTGTAAATAAACTTTGTACCGAACCCAGCAGCTCCAAAGCTAGTTTAGATTCTTGCTGATCATGTGTTAGTCTGGAAAATCAAGATTGATCATGTGTTCTCCTCTTTCAGATGACCCCTAAGACCAAGAGGAAAAGCATCCACAGCAGAATGCTTCGACCTGTGTCTCGTGCCTTTGGTAAGCAGTGTCATATTTTCAAGTTCATATTTTACATAATatctttaaacaaaaacatttttttgctcTTTATTATGGCCTATGTATGGCTATTACTCTACTACCCTTTTTAACAATGAATATCATTATTTGATACTGATGCTACTTAGACTTATTGACAGGTAAGAGTGCACATGCACATGAGATACCCATCCAATTACAAACCTCAGACTTCCTGTCCATCCTGCAGAGATGGAGTTTGACCTGGACAAGGCCCTGGAGGATGTCCCTATTCACATGGAGGACACCTCTTCTAGGACTCCACCTACTCCCTCTCAAAATCTGCCAAAACTGGAGCACCGTACACCCGGGGCAATGGTGGAGCTTCCgtctgaagaagaaaagaagctgCAGCATTTCACTAAACTGCGACCCCGACGGAACAAGAAAATGAATTCCAGCAAAGTACCTGTGAGTAAACTTCAGTGGATCTCTCAAGTTCAATTAAAAACACTTGTAACATCAACAGAGggttcctttttgttttcttgcaaCATGAAATAATGACTGAAAAAACAGGTTAAGACACTGTAGCATGATATTCTTCAATTCCCCCTTTCAGCAAATAAACATGGCTCCATCTCAGGATGGAGAACAGAATGGCCTCATGGGAAGGGTGGATGAAGGTGTGGATGAGTTCTTCTCCACAAAAGTCACCAAGATGGATTCCAAGTAAGGATTGTGCTTAAGTTTGCTTTTCTTGTAAAAgtgcattacattttttcattcagaTGTATTAAAACGTTGTTTTTCCAAATATTTATCGCACCCATCTTTTTAACTTCTCTGTCCTCCTGTCTCATCTCAGACGTTCCCTGAAGAGTTCAGAATCTCAggatggagagaagaagaaaagcaaagGAGGATTCCTCAACCTCATCAAGCGTTCCACCAAATCAGACAAATCAGATAAGTCTGAGAAAAACCAGCCGCCCCTGTCATCCACTACAGCCTCAATACCAGCTTCTACAATCCCTGAGGAGCCCTCCTCACCAAAACAGGCAGTAAAGAGCCCAGCACCTGAGCCAAAGTCTAGGTAATCATTGACTAGTATAGTAAATAGTATTTTTATGTTATAGAGCAATCCACTGTGATTAACCGAGTACTTCTTAAGTTTACCAGTCTTTCTAACAGTTCATGTGTTCATTGTAGAGATTCCTCTAGCCGCTCACAGCCCGCAGActacagcagcagctctgaccGCTCAGAGGAACTGAGGACACCTGACTCCATTGATGAGCCCTGGGAGACTTCAGATGGCCGGGGCAGCCCTCAGGGAGGAAGGAGGTACCCAGGGCTGCAGATGATGGGAAGTGGCCTACTGGCAGAAATGAAGGCCaagcaggagaggagagcacaCAAGGTTAGGAAGGTTAAGAAAGTAAGCTCAGGTGGTCcaagaagaaaggagaaacTTAAAAGGACATAATAACCTGCACCTGCTACTCAAATACTAGGTCCTAATTTACAGCATATTTTCCAGACATttactttatttgtgtagccCCAACTCCCATCTATTTTGAATAAAGGATGTACAGTATATGCTTTAATGTTAAAGTTCTAGAAAAGTAGTTTCATTGTGAAACTGAAACAATGGTATTTTTTTGCagtattttagttatttttcttATATTGACTAATTAAAGATTCGGTTAATGATAACTACAAAAGTAAGATTGCATGATAGGATGTGAAAGATGCTTTATTGTGCAAAATTTGTGATcgttttcacatttatttttgttgtgacaaatatatttaagataaaatctgttaaatctaaatgttaaatataaatgtaaatgttgactataaatccaaatgttaaatctgattATCAAATGTTAGatctgattttgtttgtttaagacttttttgttaattaaataattccttaTAAGTTCTTTCATAGTTTCGATTACTTCAGTAtaaatctacagtgtttaaaataattaagacaaataaaaacccttgaatgagaaggtgtttccaaactttttacTGGTAGTGTATTCACAATAAAATAGTTTTTACTATTCAGCTGTAATACTTTGGGGATGTAATGTTTTTTatattgaaaatgtaatatttgtttctgtgtctccTCCAGTCTTCCAGCCCTGACAGGCCTGACAGCAATGCAAAGGGTGAGCTTGTTTTGTTAAGATAAACACAAGAAGGTTTGATAGAGGtgcaattttaaataataaaaagacaaatgatATCAACCTAACTGTTGGTGATTAATTTAGATCGCAGTTGGTCAGGAAATTGTACTTTTGCTGTTCTTATTCAAGGGCTTAGGTTCATACAGTACACTACAATCATGTGGGGaatgcattatttttaaaacaaacttttgCATGTCTTTGTTGGATGTTCAAAAGCCATAGCTCAGCCCACTGTTTTAGAAAGCATGTCTCCGTGTGGGTCAATTAATAAACCTGAACCCTCTCCTGCATCTCCAGAGAAAACACCTCCTTGTGTTGAgaccaagcctgagccagctcccCGTCTCAGGGCAACATCTTCCTCGAGTTCCTCTGGTGTACCAGTGAGTCCGAAACCCCCGATGCCACAGGGGGCAAAGCCTGCTCTGGCTGCGCGACCCACAATCCCCCAGAAACCGAGGAGcgctagcagcagcagcaccaagaGTATAGGTAGAGTGCAAGCATTTAAACACTCAGTAAGATATGATAATATTACCCCATTAGTTAAGTTTGTATTTTGTAAGGCTCTGAAACCAGCagataaatgaaaaaacaagaagCTCTCATTAACCAGTATCAGGAACAGCAAAAGGGTATCTGAATCAGAGTATCAGAACATTCATATACATGACATTTGACAGAAAATTGTAATTCAGTTTGTACATCATGCgttttaaatttgtttcctgGTTATTTTACTTGCAGATGAGGGTCCAGACTCCCCTAGCAGTGGCAGCTTGTCTCCAAAAGTCACAACTCTTCCTCCCACGCTGAAGAGGATGcagccagaaaaagagaaagatggacAGACAAGTCTGCAGTCAGCAAGCAAAACCACACAGGATGGTAGGTTTGCTGATCAACAGATTGTCTACTGATTTGAAACTTTCACCTCACACATCAGCAGCTGCCTTGTTTTCTGTTACCTGAAGCCTGTCCTTGCTTGCTTAAGCCATTGCTCACTTCTCGTGGAcacactgattttatttgaagaaaggtcctgtttgctttgttCTCATGGAGGCAGACTGTCTGTCTACATTCACAATGTGTCACACTGATAGATTCAGGTCACACTTCTTTCATCCATTAAAACTAGTTCATTATGTAATGGATGATCAGGCAGCTGGaagatctttttttatttttttatttattcccttttctcagattttctttttattacaccctatcttccttttttgtgtCTCTTATCAGTGACACCTTTGAGTATTTTGTTATAAGTTTTTATCTCAAGTCATTTACCACCTCTAATACATGTTCACAAGCATGATTCTTGCTTTCTGGTAAGTttatattctttctttttttgtcttttatttatttttttaaatcctcaaTGCAAGTTAGATTCCCTTTACTCAGTGCAGACAGTGTAATCTAAGAACCTCCGCTCCATTAGAAGGAAAAGCTTTTAACATAGAAAGAAAGGCTTCCCCGCTCAGAAATGTATACAGTGGGTACGGagagtattcagaccccttcacttttttttacattttgttatgttacagccttattccaaaatggattaaattgtttttttccctcaacacaaaatactccataatgacaaagtaaaaaatgtttttagaaagttttgcacattaattgaaaataaaatgttcaaatatCGCAGTGACAGATTTGCATAAAATTTCAGTTACTAAGTttagcaaacatttaaaaaacagtttcaggcttgaaacaataaaatgatCAAAGCTGTGCAGTTTATACTGCTTCAGTATGTGGCAGTGATGCCATCTCCTGGGTTTTTTATCCATTATCTTTAAGGCTTGGTTATACAGAGATGATACAGGCTTAATCAAGGTCAAGGGAGTTTGGCTTCACACTGTGACGCAATAAGACATGTGAAAAAAATCATTGCATGCTATGCTGCTTTGATTGGTATATGACGCCTAATTAACTTGAAGCAATTAGGAATTATTTTGActgtcttgttatttttttgacatAGTTGTCAAATTTGAGTCTGGAAtctaaaaattaaaattcatCTCCCATTACAATGTCTTCTCCTTGAACTTTAACACTGCGTTTTGGTTTctactgggttttttttttgggttttttttatattttgaaaaagttgattattttatcCCTTTGCTCTCCCGCATTTTCTCCTTTGTTTCAAACAATGTCAATACTTTCCATCATTTTCCTCTTTGCAATCTGCTTTttactctctctgtttttagtgAAACCAGGGTCTGTGTCAGACTCGGTCCAGAGACCCAGTCCTTTCCGGACCAACTCTGAGGATCACAGCTCCCTCAAGACCAAGGACCAACCTCCAAACCGAGACAAGGACAAGACATCGAGCAAGAAGTCATCAGACTCTGGGGAGGAGGCAGACAAAGACTTTATTTTGATATGAGTGAGACAAATGTGTTGACAAGCctcacattttccttttttaagatTAACTTAAGGGCAATCTTGTcagcatgttttcatttatattgGAGGTTTTTCCTGTCTGACCACAATATACAAGTCATTCTTGGTTTGCAGAAAGACCTGCTGAAATATCAGGTAACACACTGTTAGTCCATTTTTCAGTAATAACAAGTCACTGAGTAAACCAAACCTAAGAGCTTCCTTCTCACTAACAGCCTTTTGTAACAAGCCTGCTGTATGGTGAAAACATTACGTCTCTAACAAAAAATCTATCAGAGAGGATTCGAGGGAATGGGTACGAGGTTAATtaagctttgaattgaattttaAGTTTTGGAAACCATGTGAAAAAAGAGACTTGATGCTTTTAGGAAATAGCAGACTTTTTTTGTgctaaagacagaaacagactgtgaaaaataagaataaatgtaaaatctttCATTATCTTATGTCTTGTTGCCATAAGTTTCAGTAGCTAGTTAGTTTTCCAGGGACCAAAACCACAGAACAATAAAACCAGGATCACTGTACTGTACTTGGACTCAAACCAGACCAAGAGTCCATGCCATTCTTTTCCTTCTCGATATATTTGTATAGATTTTTCTATTTGCTATTTTCAGTatgtgcaacttttttctggactTCAGCTAGTCTAAACTCATTATGcaatttatcttttcttttcaggAAAATACAGGTTCAGCTGAGACTGTCGGCAAATCATTAATCACACCTACACATTTAATGTAGCTTTCGTAACAGTAAAACTGCAGGTCACTATGAGGAGGCTAACTGGTCTGAATACAGCCTGAATGGACCCAAATTTGACTCTGTGGTAGAGATTCGGAGTGACCTTTGGAAGTGTAGCTTTGAGAGGACTGTAGTACACTTAAACTTCACTGATAACCAACCAATAAGGCTTCAGCACTGTTACTGTGTTTgcacttctatctgatgaaaCCTTTAAATTACAGACAACTTTATTCATACTGCCAACTGAGGTACAAAGTATGTGTCTGTTGTTAGAGTGCCACCATTGTCATAAGCGAAACCTGACCAAAACATTTGAATCAAGCAGCTTAATGTCTTGCAGGtaattgttaaaaaatgaaatgattgaattttaaactgtatgccaGTGTGTGCCACAGTCACATAGATTCTAACCTGCTCACATAGGCAGATCCCAGCAAGTGGATTAACATTCTTCTGATGTACTAATGGTCCATTGAAGGCAAAGAACTAACTtaaaaagaggaatgccatGGAGAACCAGCTGAAAGGTGATTCAAATCCCATTTCATCTGCtgatttgatccagaatctgacatAAACTTATCCAGTATGTTCTTTGTGTAGAAGCAGGACACTGAGGGAACTCCAGCATTtaaacactctctctcctcagtcaaCAGACTTGATCTTCAGTGCTTTGTAACTCAGTCCACTTTCCCTCTATTCTGTGTAAAACACTGCATTTACCACAAAGGAAAATTATCAGCAATCTGACTGCTgtagttgaaaaataaatacttatGCAGTGCCTGAAGAGAAAGTGGACTGAGGGTGGCTATATTCTGTGAGTAGCTTTTTCAGGTGCTGATTGCTAATAAAACACCACAGGTCTCAGGCCAACTCCACTTATCTTTGTCTTTTAAGAGCAAGTTGTGTCCTTTTAACGCTGCTGCAAAATTAGAAAACAGGATCTGAagtaattatttaatttgaaattgATCATGATTGTGTTATTAATTGAcaagtagaaaaaaaatcttaatttaatCAGTTTTGACCCAATGCATCTGATAGTTTTCTCTGACATAAAACCATGcttcctctcttcatctgtaCGTTTGGACAGACATAGAGCCGTTGTATTAGAAAATGCTGAATTCATGATGCAGCATAAGTAAAGTCTTTACAATTTTCAAATGATAAATACTATCAGTATGCAACTGAGAACTTTGACTGAGAAGCTTTTACTCAGATTTTCCCAGAAATGGAAACACATT
Coding sequences within:
- the LOC117822922 gene encoding F-actin-uncapping protein LRRC16A-like isoform X3; the encoded protein is MSEEVSEVPKELLESVRDAVGRKVKLSLRKRVKLEIKGDKTENRVLVEHSFNYLEIQGVACNKPTQLILEYERGSFSLKLLSTEEVNEVVAHIGNCLLRICPGLPPNKVMKKLCMEPTDRLTSLQTLWENNKPAEPGPCGGFSQMYRCVCDWLGLPYREEVQWDVDTIYLTQDSRELNLQDFSHLENRDLVAIIAVLEFNQWFSKLSTKDYKLSADVCEQILRVVSRSSRLEELVLDNAGLKIDFAQKLAGALANNPSSGLTTINLANNQLEDRGVSSLGAQFAKLRIGLKHLNFSKTSLSPKGVNSLCQSLSANPSIPSSLVHLDLSGNVLRGDDMQHFYHFLGQPNSLATLDLSNTDCSLDQVCSALLRGSVEHLSVLNVSKSVFPHRKGKEVPPSFKHFFSSAMSLSSINVSGTKLPPEALKALLLGLASNLSLKDVSVDLSCCELGHCLRSGGSQILEGCIAEIPNISSLDISDNGLDSDLSTLLVWLAKNRSIRHLSLGKNFNNIKSKNLAPVLDSLVHMIQEEESPLTSLSLADSRLKSDLTIVLNALGSNSSLTRLDISGNAMGDMGAKMLAKALQINSKLRTVIWDRNNTSPQGLQDVAAALEKNFTIRFMPIPIIDASQALKASPEKTEDALLRIENYLYRNHETRKYLQEQAYRLQQGIVTTTTQQMIERICVKVQDHLNSLRNSETEAILEDVRSAENLIKDARNSKTLLPNLYHLGSTAREEVNSSSAGPIQEKLESMAGEVTTVMDQQLQTLLESMVEAAESLCPHVMKRSNLRPELMKASSAKMVVPKSFVTKTLLEQSGVDIINKISEVKLSLASFLSDRIVDEILESLSSSQITLADHLVRRGRPLVQQDSVDLDVPEEKIPKRASTEILEAERLDDLETCMMTPKTKRKSIHSRMLRPVSRAFEMEFDLDKALEDVPIHMEDTSSRTPPTPSQNLPKLEHRTPGAMVELPSEEEKKLQHFTKLRPRRNKKMNSSKVPQINMAPSQDGEQNGLMGRVDEGVDEFFSTKVTKMDSKRSLKSSESQDGEKKKSKGGFLNLIKRSTKSDKSDKSEKNQPPLSSTTASIPASTIPEEPSSPKQAVKSPAPEPKSRDSSSRSQPADYSSSSDRSEELRTPDSIDEPWETSDGRGSPQGGRRYPGLQMMGSGLLAEMKAKQERRAHKSSSPDRPDSNAKEKTPPCVETKPEPAPRLRATSSSSSSGVPVSPKPPMPQGAKPALAARPTIPQKPRSASSSSTKSIDEGPDSPSSGSLSPKVTTLPPTLKRMQPEKEKDGQTSLQSASKTTQDVKPGSVSDSVQRPSPFRTNSEDHSSLKTKDQPPNRDKDKTSSKKSSDSGEEADKDFILI
- the LOC117822922 gene encoding F-actin-uncapping protein LRRC16A-like isoform X1; amino-acid sequence: MSEEVSEVPKELLESVRDAVGRKVKLSLRKRVKLEIKGDKTENRVLALASHRVYLLTARIPAKVEHSFNYLEIQGVACNKPTQLILEYERGSFSLKLLSTEEVNEVVAHIGNCLLRICPGLPPNKVMKKLCMEPTDRLTSLQTLWENNKPAEPGPCGGFSQMYRCVCDWLGLPYREEVQWDVDTIYLTQDSRELNLQDFSHLENRDLVAIIAVLEFNQWFSKLSTKDYKLSADVCEQILRVVSRSSRLEELVLDNAGLKIDFAQKLAGALANNPSSGLTTINLANNQLEDRGVSSLGAQFAKLRIGLKHLNFSKTSLSPKGVNSLCQSLSANPSIPSSLVHLDLSGNVLRGDDMQHFYHFLGQPNSLATLDLSNTDCSLDQVCSALLRGSVEHLSVLNVSKSVFPHRKGKEVPPSFKHFFSSAMSLSSINVSGTKLPPEALKALLLGLASNLSLKDVSVDLSCCELGHCLRSGGSQILEGCIAEIPNISSLDISDNGLDSDLSTLLVWLAKNRSIRHLSLGKNFNNIKSKNLAPVLDSLVHMIQEEESPLTSLSLADSRLKSDLTIVLNALGSNSSLTRLDISGNAMGDMGAKMLAKALQINSKLRTVIWDRNNTSPQGLQDVAAALEKNFTIRFMPIPIIDASQALKASPEKTEDALLRIENYLYRNHETRKYLQEQAYRLQQGIVTTTTQQMIERICVKVQDHLNSLRNSETEAILEDVRSAENLIKDARNSKTLLPNLYHLGSTAREEVNSSSAGPIQEKLESMAGEVTTVMDQQLQTLLESMVEAAESLCPHVMKRSNLRPELMKASSAKMVVPKSFVTKTLLEQSGVDIINKISEVKLSLASFLSDRIVDEILESLSSSQITLADHLVRRGRPLVQQDSVDLDVPEEKIPKRASTEILEAERLDDLETCMMTPKTKRKSIHSRMLRPVSRAFEMEFDLDKALEDVPIHMEDTSSRTPPTPSQNLPKLEHRTPGAMVELPSEEEKKLQHFTKLRPRRNKKMNSSKVPQINMAPSQDGEQNGLMGRVDEGVDEFFSTKVTKMDSKRSLKSSESQDGEKKKSKGGFLNLIKRSTKSDKSDKSEKNQPPLSSTTASIPASTIPEEPSSPKQAVKSPAPEPKSRDSSSRSQPADYSSSSDRSEELRTPDSIDEPWETSDGRGSPQGGRRYPGLQMMGSGLLAEMKAKQERRAHKSSSPDRPDSNAKEKTPPCVETKPEPAPRLRATSSSSSSGVPVSPKPPMPQGAKPALAARPTIPQKPRSASSSSTKSIDEGPDSPSSGSLSPKVTTLPPTLKRMQPEKEKDGQTSLQSASKTTQDVKPGSVSDSVQRPSPFRTNSEDHSSLKTKDQPPNRDKDKTSSKKSSDSGEEADKDFILI